Part of the Paenibacillus sp. JNUCC32 genome is shown below.
TCTGTTGTCGTTCATTTTCTTCTTCCCGTCGATGGTGGCGGGCCCAATTAAGCAATTTCAGATGTTTCATCCGCAGCTAACATCGAGATTTCACTTGGACCACATGCTGATCGGAGTCGCCCGAATCGGGTGTGGCCTTTTCAAAAAGCTCGTCCTCGCCGGATCCATTGATATGCTGGCGCAGCCCGTCTACTCAGCATCCGGCATAGCTGAGGCAGATACCGCCAGACTCTGGATTTCGCTTGTCGCCTATACGTTCGTCATCTATTTTGATTTTTCTGGCTATTCAGACATTGCCATCGGGACAGCTCGCTTGTTCGGCATTGTCATCCCGGAGAACTTCCGCTTCCCTTATTTGGCCCGCAGCATAGCCGAGTTCTGGAACCGTTGGCACATTTCCCTCGGTTCATGGCTGACCCGCTATGTTTATTTTCCCCTCGGGGGAAGCCGTGTTCCTGCTCCCCGGGTCTATTTCAATCTGATGGCGACGATGACTGTCTCCGGCCTCTGGCACGGAGCCGCCTGGAATTTCGTCATTTGGGGCATGTTCCATGGCGTGATGCTGTGCATTCATCGCTATTATGTGAAGCAGCTAAAGCCTGCATTAAAGCCTGTTCCGAAATGGCTGAAGCCGGTAACGGTCACCGTCGCGATGTTGATCACGTTCTTCGGTGTAACGATCAGCCGCGTATTTTTCATATTGCCGATCGCAGACGGATGGGATTTAATGCTCCGGCTGCTTGGTATGCGATAAGTTACCGATTGTCGAATATGGATGGAAATGGAAGTGTAAGATATCTTGCGTAAATTAGTTTTGAATAAAACCGTGTCCGTCATGCTGATCTCCTTCGCCTTGGTCGGATTGCTTGGATTGAGCATTGAAGCCGATCAAGTGGTCGATCAAATGAGACAAGAAGTCGTGACGCATGCGGAAAAAGAGCTTCGCGTTCCGACATACGATGCCATTGTCTTTACGCCGTTATGGGTCGAATACTTGAAGGAGCATCCGGATGACGGCACAAAGGTGATCGGCATGTTCGGGCCCTCCACGGTCTTCGGCACGACCGTGCAAAAGGGGGAGAATACCTCGGCCGGCGTCCTTCAAGCTCATTTGAAAGACAGCCGCGTGATCAACCTGGGGATTTCCGGCGGAAGATTTACGGAGACTTACTCCCTGCTCGCCTCGATGATTGATGAGATTGATTTTGTCGTCTATGAGATCAATTATGGGATCGTCGTTGTCTCGGATAATGATCCGAACGTTGTCGTCTATCCGTCGCTGGTGGAGAAGCTGGGTCAACCTATCCCGCGCAGCTGGCTGGTTGATTTCCCGGACAAAAACCGCGAATCGCTCCCAAGCAACGCCCACAATTGGGTAACGTCCCATTTTCTGAATAAGTGGGCCCTCTATCATGATCGCGACGCGATCAGCTACCGTCTGTTCAGGACTCGTACGCCGATGGAGAAAATCCGCCAGGAAGTCCACAAGAACGAAAATGAAAGAAAAGGGATAGAAGAAAGCTATACGCCGATGTATACCGCTTATGACAAAATGAATGACGCTCAACAGGAAGGCATCGACAAGCACTATGCAGAGCTTTATCGGTGGAGTAAGCCTTTTAATCAAGATCACAGCTTCGGGTTGTTCATGATTGAAAAAACGCTTGAACTGCTGCAGGAGCATCATAAGAAAGCCGTGTTCTATTCGGCTCCGCTGGATAAAGAGCATATTGCCAACAAGAAGCTTTTCAATTGGAGCGAATATACCGAAGCGATGGGCGCTTATCAGAAGCTGGTAGAGTCGAGAGGATACCCCTATATCGAATTTAATCAAGAGGAGAACAATACAATCCCGCATGAATATTATCGCGACTCAGCCCATCTTATCGACAAAGGGAATAACATGTTTGGCGAAATCTTGTATATGAGGATGAAAGATAATGGAATCACAGCCCCATAGCACCACATCGGCCGAAACGAAAGCCCGCAGCCTCACTCATCATGTCGGAAGGGCACTGATCATGGTGGGAGTGGCACTTGGCGGAGCCATCGTCCTGATCGCCATCGTACTTGGTATTTTGTTCTTTTCCGGAGAAACGCAGGAATTTATTTATATGAACTTCTAAATGTACATGAACATCCTACATATTTGCGTTTGGACCCAAGCTGATCTTTATCTACCGCCTTTTGATATTTATCGAAAGCGAGTAACGACAATTATTCATGCTCATCACGCACGGCGCCGCAGTTCATAAAAATATTGCACAATCGGATGTTTTAGCTTCATCCTATCTGCCATGTTTACAATCCGCTTTTTGCCGACGCGTCTGTCTACCAAAGCTAGAATATTCAATAAGATATCATCGCTCTCCATGCTTTCTTCTATAGAAGTAGATAAGAACTTATTCGCTGTAGCGACAAAATTGGATTTACTTAATGCAGTCTGTGCTGACAAAAGCTCTTTTGCGAGGACCGATACTTTTCTATTTCTTGCAATGACGTTGAGACGATCTTCTGGAACGGTCCCTTTGGTTTCCTTTCTGACGGCTTCCAATTCATCGTTGCTGATCGGAATTTGGATATGGGGATCATTCTTGATTTCCAGCTCCGTCTGATACCACCTTATGGAGTTGGTTTTATCACTCATATGGAGTACGTTCTTTTTATCTACCGATATATAACAAAGCCCTGCTTTATCAGGTAAATAACGATAACCGGTTGCGCGATATTCAACTCTTCCGGCTAATGCAGGACTGAGAAAACTCTCCAGCTGTTGCTTCAATTTGCTCCAGGACATGGTTCCTCCTATGTTTTCAAACCCTGAGGGGCGCGGGATCAATCTGCACATCTTTTTCAGTATGAATAAACCCCTGCCAAAAAACAACCCATAACATTAAATAACAAAAACAGACTGCCGTGGCAGTCTGTTCTTGGTTTTACTAATTTCATTCCACGTGATATGCAGCTAAATTGCGGATCAAAGGCTGCTCCACGCTGGAAAGAATACGAACCCGCAATTGATCGGTTTCGACGGTGTCGAAACGGTCAATTTTTTTATGCCCGATCGCACTTCCACGTACAAGCTCCTTCCATTCGCCATGGCTGAATGCTTCGAGCACGTATTCACGCACACGCTCCCCATGAGCAATGTCTTCCATGATGATTGCGTGATTGACGGACTGAATATGCTCCAGCTTCAGAAGCAGCTCGGTTCCTTCTCCACTCGTTTGGCCAACCGGCTGCCCGAATCTGCGGCGGATTTCATCTCCGAATTCGACGACACGCTCCACATCCACTTCAGGCAGCAGCCCGCGGTTGTCCGGAGATATATTCAACAGCAGCGTAGCGCCATGGCCGACCGAACGGTAATAAATATCCAGCACGTCCTCCAGGCTTCTTAAGCTTGCTTCATCGTCAGGATGCCAGAACCAGTGACGTTTGCGTATCGGAACATCGCATTCGGCCGGTACCCAGGCCGGGGTTCCTTCCATCCAGGTCATCATGTCACTGGTGAACATGCTCTCCCTCGCTGTGGTGGCCGTATTCCAGCAGGGATAAGGCGCAACGCCGTCTTCATTCCCTACCCAGCGAATCGTTGGGCGCCCCATATTAAAGACCATGGCATCCGGCTGGTATTTATCAATCAAACCGATGATTCTATTCCAATCGTATTCCCTGCCTTGGGAGCCGGCTCCGTCGAACCATACTTCGACCAGGGGTCCATACCCGGTCAGAAGCTCGGTTAATTGCTCCGCGTAGAAATCGTCATACGCCTCTTTATCGGGATAGCAAGGTTCATGTCGGTCCCAGGGGGACAAATACAACCCGAACTGAAGTCCTTCCTCTCTGCAGGCATCGGCAACTTCCCGGACGACATCCCCTTTGCCGCCCCTCCATGGACTGGACTTCACGGAGTAATCGGTCGTTTTCGTCGGCCACAGACAGAACC
Proteins encoded:
- a CDS encoding MBOAT family O-acyltransferase → MMYTDWFYWLFVFVAVVTYHLMPHRLRPWVLFASGVAFYYNYAGAYLFLLLAEVIIAIIVVKSAAKWSRRWIYPAGIVTAILVLGYFKYTNMMLDTLHNLFAFVHQPFLPKAEQIVLPLGISYFTFELIHYLVERKRGTLPEHRPEGLLSFIFFFPSMVAGPIKQFQMFHPQLTSRFHLDHMLIGVARIGCGLFKKLVLAGSIDMLAQPVYSASGIAEADTARLWISLVAYTFVIYFDFSGYSDIAIGTARLFGIVIPENFRFPYLARSIAEFWNRWHISLGSWLTRYVYFPLGGSRVPAPRVYFNLMATMTVSGLWHGAAWNFVIWGMFHGVMLCIHRYYVKQLKPALKPVPKWLKPVTVTVAMLITFFGVTISRVFFILPIADGWDLMLRLLGMR
- a CDS encoding SF0329 family protein — its product is MSWSKLKQQLESFLSPALAGRVEYRATGYRYLPDKAGLCYISVDKKNVLHMSDKTNSIRWYQTELEIKNDPHIQIPISNDELEAVRKETKGTVPEDRLNVIARNRKVSVLAKELLSAQTALSKSNFVATANKFLSTSIEESMESDDILLNILALVDRRVGKKRIVNMADRMKLKHPIVQYFYELRRRA
- a CDS encoding alpha-L-fucosidase, with product MNELAKPSPQQLAWQDMELGMFCHFGMNTFCDQEWGDGTDSAELFNPEQFDARQWARTAKRAGFKYLVLTAKHHDGFCLWPTKTTDYSVKSSPWRGGKGDVVREVADACREEGLQFGLYLSPWDRHEPCYPDKEAYDDFYAEQLTELLTGYGPLVEVWFDGAGSQGREYDWNRIIGLIDKYQPDAMVFNMGRPTIRWVGNEDGVAPYPCWNTATTARESMFTSDMMTWMEGTPAWVPAECDVPIRKRHWFWHPDDEASLRSLEDVLDIYYRSVGHGATLLLNISPDNRGLLPEVDVERVVEFGDEIRRRFGQPVGQTSGEGTELLLKLEHIQSVNHAIIMEDIAHGERVREYVLEAFSHGEWKELVRGSAIGHKKIDRFDTVETDQLRVRILSSVEQPLIRNLAAYHVE